The nucleotide window GTACACAATTATCGAGTCgagttttattattataagagaTATATCCACATTATATACCCGTAAGTAGGTAGTTTGTAAAGTTCATGCTTTCACCATTTTCAGTTATTCTTGTAAACTGGGTAAACATTATTACCTCAAAATCAAAGTGACGTTTATCTTAACCTCAAAGTCGTTTGAACAACATCAAAGTGGAATTCATGTTCAAATATTACAAGCCaataaatatataggtagttTTGTATAGAATATTTGTGTGATGTGTATAGCGTAATATGCGACTAAACTAActatattaatattacatttaaatagatATTTTAATGGACAAATTCCCTGCTGATTGTGCCCTTTAAAAAACTTTGGGTTAAGCGTTTATCACATTCACACGGTCGCCGGGCATATTTTGTACGAaagcagggctataaccgcgaaaatcgaagttcggacatttttctctgtcacacttatatactccttcattggagtaaaagagaaagatccccgcaatttgcgaatttcggttttcgcggtagcccccctGGTCGGCCTCCCTACAATACAAAAAGTACCCAGCGACTGTTTAGATGTAACAAACGTATCAGGATTGTTTCACTGTTATTCTACTTCACATttagttattaaaattataatatgcaGGAAGTTTCAGTACCGTTACTCGCATAGGCCTTTATAGGTATCTTTGGTACCGTTTTCTCTAATCTCCTATGATCAACTGTGTAGCTCGGTAACAAGGTCCGTTTTTGATTAACAAGAAAGTCACAGGAAGGTGCATTGGGATAAGTTCGAATGTGGAGTAATTTTGGGAATTGCAAGTATCCGACCTGTGCATGCTTACTCAAAATTTCACaagcattgacgtatatctcaggactggccttacgggcattAATAATGGGCAAACCTGTGATAACTCGGGGCACATTCTAGGGATTTGatatcgataaaaaaaattcgATCTATAAGACTTTATGAATTAAGgtaaattttactttttatgtacttttagcaataaatgatgaatgtttaagaaataataaataacgatataaaattattagaataaaaCATTTAGTGCCAATTTGGCAATACGTACctggtttaaaaataaaataagttctTCGTAAATACACCTTTTTAGAATTTAAGAAGCAGTATGCCAAGCGACtttgtataaatatatttatgtcgTAGAACATTTAGATGTTGACAGTAATGACAGTAACATCGATATATTTAATTCTCGATAATATATTTTGCTACGTCACTTTAGTATAAGTGCCCCGAGTTATCCCAGGTTTGATAATGGGGCACTATAGCGGTGTGACAgcggtacaacgcgattggttgatgagttcgcatcacacGCGCGATTgatcgcaactagttgcgttaggctgcacgattggctcgaattcgtgagtgacaccgctgaactagtaccatttttagtgcccgtaaggcccgtcctgagatatacgtcaatgttcGCAAGTATCTTAAATGCGAGGGCCCAAGGCCCGAAGCCTCCGGGAGAGGCACGCCtacacgcgaggccgaaggctgaGCTGCGGGAGATTAGTGcttaaactcaaaataatactaaattagaTGCATTTTCTTGTAGCAACAGGAATCAAAAGATGCCTGGGTGGGGTGAGCGTTGTAATAACATAAGTATTGCCGAAATACGAAGTGCTACTGGCTTAATAGATATTAGCGATTTACAAAGTTATCCCGCTTTCAAAGTTACCCCAATGGCTTTCTTCCAGTTCTATATGTAATACATCCGTACTGCACACTCCTTCCATCTATATCTTATACTTGCAGATACTGAAACAAAATCAAAACGAATCCTCCCCCTCTTAGCCCGGTCTCTGTTAGCTCTGTATCAAGAGAAAGATGGTGGTGTATAATAGCGGGTTAAGAGCGACGTGTTGCGTGCGAGGCGCGCCGTTGCAGGCGTCCGCGTCGTTGCAGCTCTGCAGGCAGCCGTGCACGTATCTGGGAACAgagtttgattattttatattcCAAACACTTCGGGTTGACCCTCGGAGTATGCGATTGTACGCCCTATAACTCTGTATCtgtaggtatttcaataaaagtaaacaaaatctaccctcaaatggctccttaagccagttgagggtagatgaaaacattacatgatcaaataatgtaggttaaagtcaggtcgttcagtgactgaccCAGGCGGCTTTGtatttggttaaccaataaatgttataactacccgaaaatttacaaattgtttgtttacttttatttaaatacctaaagatacagactatagtttaCGACGTGCTCCTGCAGAAGCTCCCCGTTATGGCGCGAAAGTTATATCCATTCCATACTTATATATagagtcatttttggaccgttagccatattgtgcgaggtgattaggtaggccatactgaacaaatttatgggaccaactccgaagtgtgtctgtctgtctgttacctcttcacgcttaaaccgctgaacggatttagtttaaatttggcatagaacccggggaaggacataggatagtttttatgtcaaaAGTCATCCCTAAAGAGGGTGGAAATGAGAAAATGAAGTGCCTGTTAATTGGTGTTAACAATTAAGCATATTATGCTCGAATTGCTATTAGATTTTATCCAGGCGCTGTACTTACTCTAGCTGCTgatactaattccacgcagacgaagtcgcgggcaataGCTAGTATTTAATATGTCAGTCTGTGTCTTAGGGAAGTTTTACCTATCGTTGTAGTAGAAGCGGCCGCAGTGCGACATGCGAATGATTTCCGTGTCCGTCGTCGCAGTCCCCGAGTCCAGCCCGCAGCCCCGCACCGTGATGCTCTCGCCCGTGTCATCTGCAAACAGATAAAcatgcatttttagggttccgtagccaaatggcaaaaaacggaacccttatggattcgtcatgtctgtctgtctgtccgtccgtatgtcacagccacttttttccgaaactatatagtattctgtgaaccgcattaagattttcacacaaaaatagagaaaaaaaacaatgggtccccatacttagaactgaaactcaaaatttttttttcataaaaccCATATACGTGAGGGCATCGtgggataggtcttcaaaaatgatattgaggtttctaatataattttttttctaaactgaatataGTTTGCGctagagacacttccaaagtggtaaaacttccaccgaaaattggtttaaacgagatctagtaagtagtttttttaatacgtcataaatcgtaaaccgctattttattatgttacttgctgctacggaacccttcatgggcgagtccgactcgcacttggccgctttttaaaGATTAaaatgtccgtctgtcaccaggctgtatctcatgaaccgtgatagctagaggctagacagttgaaattttcacagatgatatatttctgttgccgctacaacaacaaatactaaaaagtacggaaccctc belongs to Cydia splendana chromosome 26, ilCydSple1.2, whole genome shotgun sequence and includes:
- the LOC134803400 gene encoding uncharacterized protein LOC134803400, with the protein product MKLPGPSSVVCLAALLSYISLAQAIDCFKCVSMNGKFAACDDPFHNNHSLQMLESPCMGGRKGRDGLFPATSCIKIAGVFDDTGESITVRGCGLDSGTATTDTEIIRMSHCGRFYYNDRYVHGCLQSCNDADACNGAPRTQHVALNPLLYTTIFLLIQS